One window from the genome of Glycine soja cultivar W05 chromosome 12, ASM419377v2, whole genome shotgun sequence encodes:
- the LOC114378491 gene encoding cyclic nucleotide-gated ion channel 4-like, whose amino-acid sequence MATSDHPVQESRFSRMHYFSTDDDQDEDDDDTDLDFVDDSNVSPAEEEEPKKSDILGGENFNRRREFRVVLDPRGKWVQEWNRVFLLVCATGLFVDPLFFYALSISDTCMCLFVDGWLVITVTALRCMTDALHVWNMWLEFKMAKRSSSFIGRDTNASGGGGGGGGGGGYALRYLKAKRGFFFDLFVILPIPQIVLWVTIPFLLKKGSITLVVTVFLIMFLFQYLPKIYHSVCLLRRMQDLSGYISGTVWWGIALNLIAYFVASHAAGACWYLLGLQRAAKCLEEQCAKTTGCGLRTLCCKEPIYYGGINIVRDKTRLLWAQNREARSTCLDSADNYDYGVYEWSVQLVTNDSRLEKILFPIFWGLMTLSTFGNLESTPERLEVIFNIIVLTSGLLLVTMLIGNIKVFLHSTTSKKQAMLLRMRNIEWWMSKRRLPQGFRQRVRNYERMRWAATRGVDECQMIKNLPEGLRRDIKYHLCLDLVRQVPLFQHMDDLVLENICDRVKSLVFTKGETITKEGDPVQRMLFVVRGHLQSSQVLRDGVKSFCMLGPGNFSGDELLSWCLRRPFIERLPPSSCTLVTLETTEAFGLEAQDVKYVTQHFRYTFVNEKVKRSARYYSPAWRTWAAVAIQLAWRRYQHRLTLTSLSFIRPRRPLSRSTSMEEDRLRLYTAMLTSPKPNQDDFDF is encoded by the exons aTGGCCACCTCTGACCACCCTGTCCAGGAATCACGTTTCTCACGCATGCACTACTTCTCCACTGACGACGACCAGGACGAGGATGACGACGACACCGACCTCGACTTCGTCGACGACAGCAATGTCAGCCCTGCTGAAGAGGAGGAACCCAAAAAATCCGACATTCTCGGCGGCGAGAATTTCAATCGCCGCCGGGAATTTCGGGTGGTGCTGGACCCGCGAGGCAAGTGGGTTCAGGAATGGAACAGGGTGTTCCTCCTCGTGTGCGCCACCGGGTTGTTCGTGGACCCGCTGTTCTTCTACGCGCTGTCGATAAGCGACACGTGTATGTGCCTCTTCGTGGATGGGTGGCTCGTCATCACCGTCACTGCGCTCCGCTGCATGACGGACGCGTTGCACGTGTGGAACATGTGGTTGGAGTTCAAGATGGCGAAacgttcttcttcttttatcggAAGGGACACTAACGCCTCAGGTGGCGGCGGCGGAGGCGGAGGCGGAGGCGGCTATGCTCTTCGCTACCTCAAGGCCAAACGGGGCTTCTTCTTTGACCTCTTTGTCATCCTCCCTATTCCCCAG ATTGTGCTATGGGTGACAATTCCGTTCTTGTTGAAGAAAGGATCAATTACGTTGGTGGTGACAGTGTTCTTAATTATGTTCCTCTTTCAATACCTTCCCAAAATTTATCACTCTGTTTGCCTCTTGCGTCGCATGCAAGACCTTTCTGGCTACATTTCTGGCACCGTTTGGTGGGGTATCGCACTCAACCTGATCGCATATTTTGTTGCTTCCCAT GCTGCAGGGGCATGTTGGTACTTGCTAGGGTTACAAAGAGCAGCAAAGTGCCTAGAAGAGCAATGTGCAAAAACAACTGGTTGTGGATTGAGAACACTGTGTTGCAAAGAGCCTATATACTATGGAGGCATTAACATTGTAAGAGACAAAACAAGGTTGTTATGGGCACAGAACAGGGAAGCTAGGTCTACTTGCTTGGACAGTGCTGATAACTACGACTATGGTGTATATGAATGGTCTGTACAACTCGTCACAAATGATAGCCGATTGGAAAAGATACTTTTCCCTATCTTCTGGGGCCTAATGACTCTAAG CACTTTTGGGAACCTAGAGAGCACACCAGAGCGACTAGAAGTGATTTTTAACATTATTGTGTTGACTAGTGGCCTCCTTCTGGTGACTATGCTGATTGGCAACATCAAG GTGTTTTTGCATTCCACAACATCAAAGAAGCAAGCGATGCTATTGAGGATGAGGAACATTGAATGGTGGATGAGCAAAAGGCGATTGCCACAAGGGTTCCGGCAGCGCGTGAGGAACTATGAGCGGATGCGTTGGGCTGCCACGCGCGGGGTTGATGAATGCCAGATGATTAAAAATCTCCCTGAGGGACTAAGAAGGGACATCAAGTACCATCTTTGTTTGGATTTGGTGAGACAG GTGCCACTCTTTCAGCATATGGATGATTTGGTGCTAGAGAATATTTGTGACCGTGTGAAGTCCCTTGTATTCACTAAGGGAGAAACA ATAACGAAAGAAGGAGACCCAGTTCAAAGAATGCTATTTGTAGTAAGGGGTCACCTTCAAAGTAGCCAAGTACTCCGAGACGGAGTGAAGAGTTTCTGCATGTTAGGGCCGGGGAACTTCAGTGGAGACGAGCTGCTCTCATGGTGTCTGAGAAGGCCATTCATAGAGCGTCTTCCACCGTCTTCATGCACGTTGGTGACACTGGAAACGACAGAGGCGTTTGGGCTTGAGGCACAGGACGTGAAGTACGTGACGCAACATTTCAGGTACACATTCGTGAATGAGAAGGTGAAGAGGAGTGCCAGGTATTACTCGCCAGCTTGGAGAACTTGGGCTGCGGTGGCCATTCAGTTGGCTTGGAGGAGGTACCAGCATCGTTTGACTTTGACTTCTTTGTCCTTTATAAGGCCCCGCAGGCCTCTCTCTAGGTCTACTTCCATGGAAGAGGATAGGCTTCGTTTATATACGGCTATGTTAACCTCCCCCAAGCCTAATCAAGATGACTTTGACTTCTGA
- the LOC114380222 gene encoding double-strand break repair protein MRE11 codes for MEDAEAANTLRILVATDCHLGYMEKDEVRRHDSFHAFEEICAVAERHRVDFVLLGGDLFHENKPSRSTLVKAIEILRRYCLNDRPVPFQVVSDQTLNFQNAFGHVNYEDPHFNVGLPVFTIHGNHDDPAGVDNLSVVDILSACNLVNYFGKTVLGGSGVGQITIHPILIKKGSTSVALYGLGNIRDERLNRMFQTPHAVQWMRPESQEGCQVSDWFNILVLHQNRVKTNPKNAINEHFLPRFLDFIVWGHEHECLVDPQEVPGMGFHISQPGSSVATSLIDGESKPKHVLLLEIKGNQYRPTKIPLMSVRPFEYTEVILKDEPDIDPNDQSSILEHLDKVVGKLIEKSSKQVINRKELKLPLIRIKVDYSGFMTINPQRFGQKYVGKVANPQDILIFSKATKRAKVEGKIDDSERLRPEELNQQNIEALVAESNLKMEILPVNDLDIALQNFVNKDDKMAFYSCVKYNIEETRNKLAKDSDNVKFEEEDLIVKVGECLEERVKERSVHSKEPTQLTADAQPWKDFQGRSAAGTGSAVSFSDDEDAMPVSSSKPSTRGRKGSSGASQTTTRGRGRGRGRGRGSSTMKQTTIDGALGFRVSQRSASVAAATAIRSGADDDNLASASSDDANKNDVEEIDDSSENESNLPGQKRAASKGRGRGSTQSSKRGRKSDNSSIHRMLVNNDDDDDDDDTDIRKRLNKSQPRVTKSYGALRR; via the exons ATGGAGGACGCGGAAGCGGCGAACACGCTTCGCATTCTGGTGGCGACGGACTGCCACCTCGGTTACATGGAGAAGGATGAGGTGCGCCGCCACGACTCCTTCCACGCCTTCGAGGAGATTTGCGCCGTCGCCGAGCGCCACCGCGTCGACTTCGTCCTCCTCGGCGGCGACCTCTTCCACGAGAACAAGCCCTCTCGCTCCACGCTCGTCAAGGCCATCGAGATTCTCCGCCGCTACTGCCTCAACGACCGCCCCGTCCCCTTCCAGGTCGTCAGCGACCAGACGCTCAATTTCCAGAACGC GTTTGGTCATGTGAACTATGAGGATCCTCACTTCAATGTTGGATTGCCGGTATTTACTATTCACGGAAACCATGACGATCCTGCTGGCGTG GACAACCTTTCTGTAGTCGATATTCTCTCGGCATGTAATCTAGTCAACTACTTTGGGAAAACAGTTCTTGGGGGTTCTGGTGTCGGTCAGATCACTATCCACCCTATTCTTATCAAGAAG GGTTCAACATCTGTAGCTCTGTATGGTCTGGGAAACATTAGAGATGAAAGGCTTAATAGGATGTTTCAA acACCGCATGCTGTTCAATGGATGCGACCTGAATCTCAGGAAGGGTGTCAAGTGTCTGATTGGTTCAACATTCTTGTACTTCATCAGAACAG GGttaaaacaaatccaaaaaatgCAATAAATGAGCACTTCTTGCCACGCTTCCTAGACTTCATTGTGTGGGGCCATGAACatgaatgtttggttgaccCGCAG GAAGTTCCAGGAATGGGATTTCACATTTCACAACCAGGGTCATCAGTTGCTACATCACTTATTGATGGAGAATCAAAGCCGAAGCATGTACTTCTTCTGGAAATTAAG GGAAATCAATATCGCCCAACTAAGATACCTTTGATGTCTGTGCGGCCTTTTGAGTATACTGAG GTTATACTAAAAGATGAGCCGGACATTGATCCCAATGATCAAAGTTCTATTCTTGAACACCTAGACAAAGTG GTTGGAAAACTTATAGAAAAGTCTAGTAAGCAGGTCATCAATAGAAAAGAACTCAAGCTTCCACTAATACGTATCAAG GTAGATTACTCTGGATTTATGACTATAAATCCTCAAAGATTTGGGCAGAAATATGTTGGGAAG GTTGCAAATCCCCAAGACATTCTCATTTTCTCAAAGGCTACAAAAAGGGCCAAGGTTGAAG gaaaaATTGATGATTCAGAACGACTTCGTCCAGAAGAATTAAACCAACAGAACATAGAGGCTTTGGTTGCTGAAAGTAATCTG AAAATGGAGATACTGCCAGTTAATGATTTGGATATTGCATTGCAAAATTTTGTGAACAAAGATGATAAAATGGCATTTTACTCTTGTGTAAAATACAATATCGAGGAAACACGA AATAAACTTGCTAAGGATTCAGACAACGTGAAGTTTGAAGAGGAAGATTTAATTGTTAAAGTTGGAGAATGCTTGGAG GAACGTGTCAAGGAACGATCTGTACACTCCAAGGAACCCACACAGCTCACTGCTGATGCTCAACCATGGAAG GATTTCCAAGGCAGAAGTGCTGCTGGAACTGGAAGTGCAGTTTCCTTtagtgatgatgaagatgccatGCCAGTATCTAGTTCAAAGCCAAGTACTAGAGGTCGAAAAGGGTCATCTGGTGCGTCTCAAACTACAACCAGAGGAAGGGGCAGGGGAAGAGGAAGAGGTAGAGGTTCCAGCACCATGAAGCAGACAACTATTGATGGAGCTTTAGGGTTTCGCGTTTCTCAGAG GTCTGCATCAGTTGCTGCAGCAACTGCCATCCGAAGTGGTGCTGACGATGATAACTTGGCTTCTGCTTCAAGTGATGATGCCAATAAAAATGATGTTGAAGAGATCGATGATAGTTCG GAAAATGAATCCAATCTACCAGGACAGAAGAGGGCTGCTTCAAAGGGAAGAGGTAGAGGATCTACACAGTCTTCTAAACGCGGAAGGAAATCAGATAACTCTTCAATCCATAGAATGCTCGTGAACAATGATGATGACGATGACGATGACGACACCGACATCAGAAAGAGATTAAATAAGTCTCAACCTCGG GTTACTAAAAGCTATGGAGCTCTAAGAAGGTGA